The nucleotide window GCTTTGATGTTGACTTTTTGCTTCGTTCTTTAAGTTTTGTTTGTTCGTAGAACATTGGTTTCCTGAGATTGCTAATTGGAGTTATCAGTTATATTTacttaggttttttttaaattaaagaggaCGGGAGTTGTGAAATTATGGcggattgattttgattttatgaaTTAGAAAGCTTCATGGAGCTTTCTTGTAGCCGTAATTAGTTTTAAGTGGTGATTGGTGGATGGGATGTGTGCATGTATATGTTATTAGTTGTTTAGTTTAAAATCCGTTCCTGGAAACTGGAAATTGTTTAGGAGTTTTGCTGTTGCTGATGTTTTTGCAGATTTAATGTAATTTGAAGTTGGTCGAATATATTTTATGGATGATGATAGTGCAGATGGATAAAGTGTCCGCTCCTTCATCAAGGGAGCGTGTGCAGCGTCTCTATGAAAAGGTATCATTTGATTAATTCTTCTACTCTTCAATCTTTACTATGATTTTCCCCGCaatttaaatcataatgagATTAATAAGATGTCATTGGATTTTGTAAAATTTGTGCTGTGGATGGTCCTTATATTCTGTCCTTCCTTTCtcttatttgtttgtttaaagCATCTTTCAATGAATCCATGGGCAgcaactttttgtttttgtttgtataCAGAACATTGAGTTGGAAAATAAGCGGCGGAAGTCAGCTCAGGCACGCGTTCCTTCTGATCCCAATGCATGGCAACAAATGCGTGAGAATTATGAAACAATAATTCTTGAGGACTATGCCTTCTCTGAGCAGCACAATATCGAATTTGCATTGTGGCAGTTACATTACAAGAGGATTGAGGAGCTGAGAGCACATTATAGTGCTGCTATATCTGCCACTAGATCAAACACATGTCAGGGTGTGAAAGTGCCTGCAAAACCTGATCGAGTCTCCAAGATTAGACTGCAGTTCAAAACCTTTCTTTCTGAAGCAACTGGATTTTATCATGAACTTATATTGAAGATAAGAGCAAAGTATGGTCTTCCTTTAGGGCATATTTCTGAGGATTCTGAGAATCAAATTACCATGGACAAAGATGGGAAGAAACTTGCCGAGGTGAAGAAAGGTTTGGTATCTTGCCACCGTTGTCTTATATACTTGGGTGACCTTGCAAGGTACAAAGGATTATACGGGGAGGGTGATTCCAAATCTCGTGAATATGCAACAGCTTCGAGTTACTATTTGCAATCTGCATCTCTTGTTCCCTCAAGTGGCAACCCCCATCATCAGGTTTGTGATTATTTTTCGATGTGATTATTAACGaggaaattcaaattctattctcattttttcttatatgatTTAGATTTGCCATATTATACTGTGATGATTCTTCTATTGTGATGTGCTTGTATTTTTTCAGCTTGCTATATTGGCTTCTTATTCTGGTGATGAGTTGGTTGTTGTTTATCGTTATTTTCGGAGTTTGGCTGTTGATACCCCCTGTACAACTGCCAGGGATAACTTGATTGTATTATTTGAGAAggtattttcttcatttaactAGACAATGTACTAATATTCAGTACAGTTGATGTGACTGCGTTTTCACTTATTGTGTTAACATCCCTGGATAAAGACATGCATGGGATACTGTTTTTTGGATGTGGCTTTTTAGAGGAAgtgtaaaagaaaattttgacagTGTATCTTGATTGTCTCTGGAGTTTGAAAGTTGTGTAGATTATTACCTCTTTTATCTTTCATGTCATTGTCCTGTCTCTCATTGTGACATTATAATTGTGACACTGGTAGGAACTTTTGcatcattcataattatttgattgataaaGTGTGTTTTGCTGTGTATTGATTTCATATATTAGGGATATGTAGTGTTGGGTTTTCAGTATTTCTTCTATAATGATGGTCTGACAGAATTCTTGGAAAGATTTTTGTGGATATCTTAGTATTTGAGTATGTTGAGTACCATGCATCTTCATGTGCATGGTTAGTCTAGTTGTTTTGTGCGAATGACTTGAGTTCTATtctatatattcataaattaatcttcattttgttttattacgTGGTCCCTTATTTTTGTGGCAGAACCGTCAGATATACTCTCAGATGTCTGGGGATGTTAAATTGTCTACTGCCAAGGAGCATCAACGCAAAGGAAGAGGGAAAGGTGAAGCAAAACTTGCTTCTAGAGATACTGACATAGAGGCCAGCTCTGTGAAGGAAATTGTGCCTAGTGTACAGGAGATGCTCAAATCATTTTGCACCCGCTTTGTGCGTTTAAATGGCATTCTTTTCACACGTACAAGGTAtttaaacttttgaaatatattttatatactataCACTGGTTTTTGAGATCTGTccttactattatttttattgctCAGTCTGGAGACATTTGCAGAAGTCCTTGCTTTTGTTAGCAGTGGATTATGTGAGCTTCTTTCATCTGGCCCAGGGGAGGAGCTGAGTTTTGGATTAGATGCAGCTGAGAATGCTCTTTTTATTGTTAGGTTTATCTCCATCCTTGTATTCACAGTCCataatttgaaaaaggaaactgaaaatCAGACTTATGCAGAAATCGTACAGCGTGCTGTGCTTCTTCAGAATGCTTTCACTGCTGTGTTTGAGTTAATGGGGCATGTCATAGAGAGATGTATTCAGCTGAGGGATCCATCTTCAAGTTATCTGTTACCTGGTCTTCTGGTTTTTGTTGAGTGGTTGGCGTGCTGTCCAGAAATAGCTGCTGGCAGTGATGGTAATGAGAAGCTGGCAACTGTTCGAACAAATTTTTGGAATCAGTGCATATCCTTCCTGAATAAAATTCTGTCACTGGGGCCAATGTCCatggatgatgatgaagatataaCTTGCTTTTTTAACATGAGCAGGTATGATGAAGGGGAAACTGAAAATCGACTGGCTTTATGGGAGGATTTTGAGTTGAGAGGATTCTCACCTCTTCTTCCTGCACATACTATCTTGGATTTTTCAAGGAAACATTCCTTTGGAGGTGATATCAATAAGGAAAGGAAAGCCCGCCTTAAAAGGATTCTAGCTGCTGGGAAGGCATTGACAAATGTAGTTACTGTTGACCAAAAAACAGTATGCTTTGATTCAAGGGTGAAGAAATTTCTTATCGGTGTTGAGCCTTCGGATGATGTAACATTCAGCTCCTACCCAGACGTTTCCAACTCAAATGATATAGTGCAAGAAAATCAAACTGAGAAAGAGATTGATTTGGCTGTTGTTCAACCAAACCTAGAGCTTTACATGGATGGGGAAGAGGAGGATGAAGTGATTGTTTTTAAGCCAGCAGTGACAGAGAAGAGAGCAGATGCAATTGGCTCAAACTGGATGTCCTTTGATGGCTTGAAGCCTGCTCATAATGCATCTGCTAGTGATCTGCAATTACATGGTGGTCCTGTTTCGGCTCCTATAAATAAGCTATACCAGGCATCTACTTTTGATAA belongs to Mangifera indica cultivar Alphonso chromosome 2, CATAS_Mindica_2.1, whole genome shotgun sequence and includes:
- the LOC123208311 gene encoding protein SMG7 isoform X1; protein product: MMIVQMDKVSAPSSRERVQRLYEKNIELENKRRKSAQARVPSDPNAWQQMRENYETIILEDYAFSEQHNIEFALWQLHYKRIEELRAHYSAAISATRSNTCQGVKVPAKPDRVSKIRLQFKTFLSEATGFYHELILKIRAKYGLPLGHISEDSENQITMDKDGKKLAEVKKGLVSCHRCLIYLGDLARYKGLYGEGDSKSREYATASSYYLQSASLVPSSGNPHHQLAILASYSGDELVVVYRYFRSLAVDTPCTTARDNLIVLFEKNRQIYSQMSGDVKLSTAKEHQRKGRGKGEAKLASRDTDIEASSVKEIVPSVQEMLKSFCTRFVRLNGILFTRTSLETFAEVLAFVSSGLCELLSSGPGEELSFGLDAAENALFIVRFISILVFTVHNLKKETENQTYAEIVQRAVLLQNAFTAVFELMGHVIERCIQLRDPSSSYLLPGLLVFVEWLACCPEIAAGSDGNEKLATVRTNFWNQCISFLNKILSLGPMSMDDDEDITCFFNMSRYDEGETENRLALWEDFELRGFSPLLPAHTILDFSRKHSFGGDINKERKARLKRILAAGKALTNVVTVDQKTVCFDSRVKKFLIGVEPSDDVTFSSYPDVSNSNDIVQENQTEKEIDLAVVQPNLELYMDGEEEDEVIVFKPAVTEKRADAIGSNWMSFDGLKPAHNASASDLQLHGGPVSAPINKLYQASTFDNSSQVPVSVASILPQQLQPFQLHASNWLMKEEASLANSLKGLRVSENEHVVKHDLQENIGVSFPDFGLVPIQQSVNASTSSLAYSHLKEPEAMIPPKIDAVAGVTFDSLAVKATSALPAGQRKNPVSRPVRHLGPPPGFSPVPSKQVTAPISASYLTSENPLIDDYSWLDGYRLPPSTRGLGISTNYPSHANPQYIGNSNGVTGTVSFPFPGKQAPAMQQLQFEKQKGWQDFQTFDHLKLQHEQQLQQQQLGNGNQQFAPLPEQYQGQSIWAGRYFV
- the LOC123208311 gene encoding protein SMG7 isoform X2, coding for MMIVQMDKVSAPSSRERVQRLYEKNIELENKRRKSAQARVPSDPNAWQQMRENYETIILEDYAFSEQHNIEFALWQLHYKRIEELRAHYSAAISATRSNTCQGVKVPAKPDRVSKIRLQFKTFLSEATGFYHELILKIRAKYGLPLGHISEDSENQITMDKDGKKLAEVKKGLVSCHRCLIYLGDLARYKGLYGEGDSKSREYATASSYYLQSASLVPSSGNPHHQNRQIYSQMSGDVKLSTAKEHQRKGRGKGEAKLASRDTDIEASSVKEIVPSVQEMLKSFCTRFVRLNGILFTRTSLETFAEVLAFVSSGLCELLSSGPGEELSFGLDAAENALFIVRFISILVFTVHNLKKETENQTYAEIVQRAVLLQNAFTAVFELMGHVIERCIQLRDPSSSYLLPGLLVFVEWLACCPEIAAGSDGNEKLATVRTNFWNQCISFLNKILSLGPMSMDDDEDITCFFNMSRYDEGETENRLALWEDFELRGFSPLLPAHTILDFSRKHSFGGDINKERKARLKRILAAGKALTNVVTVDQKTVCFDSRVKKFLIGVEPSDDVTFSSYPDVSNSNDIVQENQTEKEIDLAVVQPNLELYMDGEEEDEVIVFKPAVTEKRADAIGSNWMSFDGLKPAHNASASDLQLHGGPVSAPINKLYQASTFDNSSQVPVSVASILPQQLQPFQLHASNWLMKEEASLANSLKGLRVSENEHVVKHDLQENIGVSFPDFGLVPIQQSVNASTSSLAYSHLKEPEAMIPPKIDAVAGVTFDSLAVKATSALPAGQRKNPVSRPVRHLGPPPGFSPVPSKQVTAPISASYLTSENPLIDDYSWLDGYRLPPSTRGLGISTNYPSHANPQYIGNSNGVTGTVSFPFPGKQAPAMQQLQFEKQKGWQDFQTFDHLKLQHEQQLQQQQLGNGNQQFAPLPEQYQGQSIWAGRYFV